The Microbulbifer sp. YPW1 genome contains the following window.
GGTTGCTCATTTGTTTGCAGTTCCGTTGGTCTTGGTTCCGGGGCTTACCGGAATATTCAGTTCTAGATTTTTTTGTTCGCGGGGCACTAACGTGCCCCGGTTCGCCTGCAGGCAGGCTCCTACAGGTTGTGCGAGCCGAAGACAGATCTCAGTACCTGGCGCCAGTGGCTCAGCTCCACGCCCACCTCTTTGGTCAGGCGGGTTTTGTCCAGCACACTGTAAGATGGGCGTGTTGCTGGAGTTGGGTAATCGCTGGTGGCAATGGGGCCAATCTGTACCTTTCTATCTGCAGGCAGTAGGCCGGCGGCCTTACCTTCTTCAAAAACAGCGACAGCGAAGTCGTACCAGCTGGCGGCGCCGGCGTCGGTACAATGGTAGATACCGCTTGCTTCCGGGACGTTGGCGAGCGAGTAAATCGCTTTGGCCAGGGTGCCGGCCCATGTCGGCGTACCGATCTGGTCGGCGACGATGCCGAGCTGATCGCGCTCGCCCATCAGACGCAACATGGTTGTAGCAAAGTTGCCGCCCTCACGGTCATATACCCAGGCGGTACGCACGATGATCGCTTCCGGGAGAATGGCCTCGACGGCCTCTTCGCCCCGAGCCTTACTTTCGCCGTAGACACTCACGGGCTTGCGGATATTTTCTGGCGTATAGGGTAGCGACTGTCTGCCATCAAACACGAAGTCGGTGGAGACGTGTATCAGGCGGGCACCGAGTTCGCGGCAGGCGAGCGCGAGGTTTTCCGGCCCCCGGGCATTGATGGCGTGGGCCTGCTCCACTTCGGACTCGGCTTTGTCTACGGCCGTGTAGGCAGCGGCGTTGATGACGACATCTGGCTTTGCCTCTGTCAGAACAGCAAATACCTGATCCTTGTCAGCAATATTCAAGGTTTCGCGGCCGTGGGCGATAAGTGTTATGCCGAAAGGCGCCTGCTGTTGGAGCTGCTGGCCAAGCTGGCCATTTTTACCGGTGATCAGAATTTTCATTTTATTACCCCATCAACCAAAGGCAACGGCGTCTTTAAGGAGTTTACCGTCGGCATCTTTGGCGGAGAGTTTGGGCTGCTCGCCATTGACCAGGGGCCACTCGATACCGATTTCCGGATCGTCCCAGCGCAGAGAGTGCTCGTGCTCCGGTGCGTAATAGTCGGTACATTTGTAAACGAACTCGGCGGATTCGCTAGTGACGTAAAACCCGTGAGCGAAGCCTTCCGGGACCCAGAGCTGGCGCTTGTTGTCTTCATTCAACAGTACGCCCACCCACTGGCCAAAGGTGGGAGAGCTCTTGCGCAGGTCTACGGCCACATCAAATACTTCACCGGCGGTCACGCGGACCAGCTTGCCCTGGGTGCTTTCGGTCTGGTAGTGCAGGCCACGGAGGATTCCCTGGCTGGACTTGCTGTGGTTGTCCTGCACGAATGTGCGCTCTGCGCATTCGCGGTTGAAAAAATCCTGGCGAAAGGTTTCCAGGAAGAAGCCGCGCTCGTCACCGAAGACTTTGGGCTCTATGATTTTTACGTCAGGGATTTTTGTTTCTATTAATTTCATAAAACTGTTCGCCTGCAGGCAGGCTCCTACATCGTGAACTCTGGATTTTCAGCGGGAGAAGGCGTGGTCGGTTTTGGATTCAGCGAGTATCTGCATAAGATATTCGCCGTAGCCACTCTTGATCAGCGGCTGCGCCTGCTTCTCCAGGGTTTCTGCGTCGATAAAGCCTTTGCGGAAAGCGACTTCTTCGGGGCAGGCAATCTTCAAACCCTGACGGCGTTCAATGGTCTGAACAAACTGCGCAGCTTCCAGCAGGTTATCGTGGGTACCAGTGTCCAGCCAGGCGGCGCCGCGGCCCATCAGCTCTACGTTTAAGCTGCCCTGTTCCAGATACATACGATTGAGATCGGTAATTTCCAGCTCTCCACGGTGGCTCGGCTTGATTTCTCGCGCCAGATCACAGACTTGACTGTCATAGAAGTAAAGACCTGTAACTGCGTAGTTGGACTTGGGCTGGGAAGGCTTTTCTTCGATGCTGATCACTTTGCCATCACGGTCAAATTCGGCTACGCCATATGCTCGCGGGTCGGCGACGTGGTAACCAAATACAGTGGCGCCCTCGGTGCGCTGGTCCGCATTCTTCAGTACTTCACTGAAGTGCTCGGCATAATAAATGTTGTCACCCAGTACCAGCGCGCTGGGGTTGTTGCCAACGTGCTCGCGGCCAATCAGGAACGCTTGTGCCAAGCCGTCTGGCGAAGGCTGCACCGCGTAGGTAATGTTGATGCCCCACTGGCTGCCATCTTCCAGCAGTTTCTGGAACAGGCACTGCTCTTCGGGGGTAGTGATAATGAGAATATCGCGAATGCCTGCCATCATCAGGGTAGTCAGCGGGTAGTAGATCATCGGTTTGTCGTACACCGCCATCAGCTGTTTACTGACACCTTTGGTCAATGGATACAGCCGTGTGCCTGACCCACCGGCCAGAATTATTCCCTTTCGTGATGAAGTTCCAGTTTTCATTCCTTCCCCCAAGTAAACTTTATTTAAAGTTGGCCGAACACTGCGCAGCAATTTCAGGGCCAATTTTTTTACATTCTGCGCCGCACAGTGCCTTCATTCTTCAGCCGGCCCGAACTTTCCGCGGGCCGCCTCCTATCAGCACCCAGATCCTAGAAAGACAATACCGCTGCGGTACCAACTGCAATACGGTACAGAATCTCTGTGACGTCCTTGGTGACCTGCAGCTCACTCGCCTGAATTTTTGGCATGATCATGATCTCATCACCCGGGCGCAGCACGCCCTTGAGGCGATTATCAAACTTGCTCTCTTTAATACGACTGATAGTGCCATCCATATGCAACACCACCAGCTCGTCGGTATTCGCGTTGTTTGAGAAGCCGCCAGCCAATTCGATGTAGTCTTCCAAGGTACTGCGTTCATCAAATACCAGCGATGTGGGGAAGACCACCTCCCCCACAACCGATACAGTGGACGCGCGCAAAGGAACGATCAGCGAGTCCCCATCTTCCAGTAGCATTTCCCCGGCATTGGCATTGTTGGCCAACACTACCTGCCCGCGCGGCTGGGCATTGCGCGCCTTGGAAATAAAATTCTGGATCATGGACGCGGTGTCTTTGATCGATGCCTGGTCTGCCGTGGTAGTGGGCTGGCGGGTCAGCGCCTCCATTTCCAGCGCATCCAGTGAGCGCTCCAGTGCGACTTTCTGCTTTTTCGCCACACTTTTGCGGTACAGCTGCAGGGCAAATGGATTGGCGTTATCCCGGTAGCGCAGCTTGTCCAGCAGGTCCTGCAGGGTGGCGCCGTAGGGCAACACATACGCGGCCGGCCCATTTACCTCACCACTCACGCGCACCGAGATACTGCTGACCTCACTGTCACTTACCAGCTCTACATGGGCACCGGGGTGCAGTGGTGTGCTCAGGGCTTCATCCAGCGGGAGGTAACTCGCCTGTTGCTCGTTGTCGATCACCTGGGTAATGCGCGCAAAGTTGGCTTGCGGATCAGGCTTTGCCACCAGCAGCATTTCGCCGAGGTGGGTGGACGGTCCCACAAACTCGATCTGCCCGGACTCCTGTACCGCCCCCTCGACACTGATATACCCCTGACGCGGGCCCACGACGATGGAATCACCATTTCGCAATTGCAGTGCTGGCATTTGTCCTTCAACTAGGAAGCGATACAGGTTGACACGCTGCAGCTCTTTACCCTGGCGCAGCACTTTAATATCGATGTAGCTGCCGCTCTCGCGACTGATGCCGCCGGCACTGTCGAGGTAGTACAACACGGAATCCGATGAGAACCCAGGATACAGACCCGGGCTTTGCACAAAACCGGTCACAAAGACTTTTACCGGCTGGCTGGCCTCCAGATTGGCGTAGGCCTGCACATTGCTCTTGAACACCCGCTTTACATGCCGCAGTACAAAGCTGTTGAGGTCACCATTCTCAACACCGGCAACGTGTACCGGCCCCACTTCCGGAATAAAAATATTGCCCTGGGCATCCACCGTCAGCACGGCGTTGAAGCTGTAAGCCCCCCACAGTTGCAGGGCAATCTGGTCTCCCACTGTAACGCGGTAGCCGCCATTGAAACCGCGAAAAGGCTGGTCTTTAAAGGCGCCTTTGAACAGGGACTCGCCGAAGACGGGAAGATGACCGCCTGCGGCAACCCGCAGCCGGTCTTTTTCCAGCTGCTGAGTATCCAGTGCGATGGCGCTGGCACTGAGCCCGGTGGCCACGAGCGCGCTGATCACCCAGCGCTTTATCAATGTTTTTGTCATAACGCTTATTAAATCTGGGAGTTAAATTTTCCGCTTATACCCGATGGTCGCGAATACTGGCGACCAGCATTTTGCCGATGCCGTACAACAGCAACAGAATCACCGCCAGGCTCGCCAGGTTGTACAGCTTGTGGGGATACTCCGCGTCTTCAGCTATCGAGGGCTGACTAATTACCATCAAATGCTTGAGTTTGCCCGAGGCCTCCATACGCGCAGTCTCCAGTGCCGTGAGCGATGCCTGATAGGCATCCATGGCGAACTGCAGGTCCAGCTGCAAATTCTGGAAGTGTGCATTGAGGCTGTTGAGACGCTCTTCACCGTCTTCTTCGGTCACGCCGACAAGGCGCACCTTTTCCGATTCAATCTGTTGCTGCAGGGAACTGATCTCCGCCTGCAGGGAAACTACCTGCGAAGAATCCGAGTGCAAGTATGTTTTTGCCGCCGTAAGCTTTGCACGGAGTTCGGCGAGCTTGGCTTCTAGCCCCTGAATAATCGCGCTGATACCTTTGGTTAACTCTTCTGGGCTCACCACCTGATTGCGGTTCTGGAAGTCCAGGATTTTTTGTTTACTGGTACGCAGTTTACTTTGCGCCAGCTCCAGTTCGCTGCGTACAAACGACACCTGCTTGTCGGCAAGCTGGTTGCTGATCGCATTGACAAAATCTTCCGACTTGCGGATGACTGTTTCTACCAGCCGCTGCGCGAACTCGGGCTCGAACGCCTGCATTTCAATACTGATGATCCCGGTGGTCTCATCGTGTGCTACCGCAATATGCGCGCGATAGTATTCCAGGTAGTCTTCCTGAGAGGCATCCGCGGCGAGCCGCGAGAACACATCGTACTCATTACTCTTGAAATAGGAGGCGAGGCCCAGCTCCTCATCCAAAAACAGGGCCATATCCAGAGACTGGATATAGTTCACCACCAAAAAAGCGTCCTGGTTGTCGCTTCCCATGCCCGGCACCAGGAACCCGAGACTAGACGACATTCCCTGGTTACTGCTGTTGTCTTTTACGATCAGCTGTGTGGCGCTGACGTATCTGTCTGACACCCAAAACAAGTAATAAGCACCGACCAGCAACAAAGGCAGCACGACAAAAAGTGCAAGCCCACCCCAGCGGCTGGCGCGCACTGGAGATGCGCCGACGCTTGCAGCTGACAGCTTCCGCAGTATTTTTTGGGCCGTATTGGCAGCCTTTTTCTGGCTGGCCGCCGGTACTTTTTCTTCTGTTTCCATAACTCTTACTTTTGTGCACCCGCAGCAGCTTGCGCAGGCTTGGGGATGCCCTGCTGGTACAGGGCTATCGCTTCTTGGACGGTATCGAATATCTGCAGGCCGGAGGGGCCGAGATAAATCCCCACGTCACAGTTTTTCTTCAAAATCGGCATACTGTGGGCAACGATGATGAAATTAGCCGTTTTGCGCTTTTCCGCAATCACCTGCTCGCACTTGTGCTTGAAGTGCGCATCCCCCACCGACATCACCTCATCCACCAGGTAATAGTCGAAATCCACTGCAATGCTCAGGCCAAATGCAAGGCGCGAGCGCATGCCGGAGGAATAGGATTTTACCGGTGCATCAAAGTAGTCCCCGATTTCGGCGAACTCCTGCACCCGGCCCATCACCTTACGCTTTGCGCCTCCCCAGATACCGTGGATACCGCAGATAAATGCCGCGTTTTCACGCCCGGTCATACTGCCCTGAAAGCCACCGGACAACCCCATAGGCCAGGAGATACGCTGGTCGGTAATCACCCGTCCTGAGTCTGGATAATCAATCCCCCCCATAATCCGCAGCAGCGTGGATTTACCGGCACCATTACGCCCTAAAATGCCGATATTTTTCCCCTCGGGAAAGACCGCATTGACATTCCGAAACAGCACCTTGCGGCCCGCCGGTGTTTTGAAGGACTTGGTAAGGTTGCGCAATTCAATCATTGGCTGCGCACCAGATCGCGCCACTGGCTACGATAAACCAAAAGACCAAATGCGAGCATGACCAATGAACTGGTGGCCAGGTAGGGCAAATCGGCGAACATGCCGTGATAGCTCGCAAAAAGCCCCTCACGGGTCAACTCGATCATATGCAGCAAGGGGTTCCAGGAGAGGTAGCCGTGGTATTCCTCTGGCACCTGCTCCAGGGAGAAAAACACTCCGGAGATGAAGTACAGCGGGCGCACGATCATCGGTGCGAACTTGGCGACCTCAGGAAATTTTGCCCCCACCACACACATGGTGAGGCTGACCCCCAAGCAGAAGCAGAAAAACAGCAGGTTGATACCGACCAGCAGCAGGAAATCGTTGAAGCGGGCGGTAACACCGAACCAGGCGAGAATGACCAGTAGCGCTACCAGACTGAACAGATAAATGGCGAATTCCAGCAGCACCCGAGTGAGCACCGCATCAAAGGGACGCAACTGACGATAATTGAACAGCCCACGATTGGACTCGACCGCGGCAACGCCCTTACTGAAGGAGTTACCGAAAAAGATAAACGGAGCAATTCCGGCCAGCATAAAAAGCATGGTAGGGATGCCCGGATAGAACTCACGCCCCATGAAGCTGAAGATGGCCGCCAGCAGCATAATGTGCATGGCTGGCTCAAGCAGAACCCAAGCGTAACCGAGACGCCACTTGCCAAAGCGGGTCTTCATCTCGCGGATCAGGAGCGCGCGGATCACATCGCGCTGAATCTGCCAGGGGTTACGTTGAACTAAAGGGTGCATGTACTTCTTTTTCTTTTTATGGACACCCATGCAACAAAAAGCCGCAGAGCCCCCCAAAGATCTAAAATTTTTTGCTTTTTGAGAAATCCATCTCAATTTTTAGCCGGTTTCACATAAAAAATGTGACGCAGATCCGTGCGAAGGCGTGCGAAATTCTACCCGAGTTGAGCGGGAGAATCATCTGTAATTCAATTACAGGTGATTACAGATCTGACTGGTTCGGCGCTCTGCGTCGCCAGCGGCTCCGTGAGCCGGGGTATTCCCTCGCTCCCGGGCAGCACCGCCAAATCAAAAAAGGCCGCATCCTTTCGGATGCTAGTGCGGCGGCCCCACTGGACCCCGGTGCGGAACTCTTGTTCATCTGCGCGGGATGATTCGCGGGCTTTGCCCGCTCACCCCTGCGGGGTCGCCTTCGGCGCTCTGCGTCGCCTGTGGCTCCTTGTGAACCGGGGCTTTGCCTCGCGCCCGGGCAGCACTGCCAAATCAAAAAAGGCCGCATCCTTTCGGATGCTAGTGCGGCGGCCCCACTGGACCCCGGTGCGGAACTCTTGTTTATGTGCGCGGGATGATTCGCGGGCGTTGCCCGCTCACCCCTGCGGGGTCGCCTTCGGCGCTCTGCGTCGCCTGTGGCTCCTTGTGAACCGAGGCTTTGCCTCGCGCCCAGGCAGCACTGCCAAATCAAAAAAGGCCGCATCCTTTCGGATGCGGCCTTTTTTGATTTGGTGGAGCTAAGCGGGATCGAACCGCTGACCTCAACACTGCCAGTGTTGCGCTCTCCCAGCTGAGCTATAGCCCCAAAGTTGCTTTCTTGTTTCGGGTTTCCCCTGAAAGCGAGGCGCATTTTAACAGCGGCCCCTCGCGTGTCAACCAGAAAAAACAACTTTTTAATCAAATAGTTAGAGCATTGACAGGGAGTCTGCCCTGCAGCCCTATAGTGGATGCGAGGTCAGCCGCTGGCCTCACACCCAATTTGGCACCCACCTCAGGCCACAACCTCGATACGGGGCTTCTGTTCGGTCAGGAATTCCTGCAGGCCGGCGCCGATATCCGGGTGGTGCAGGCCATACTCGAACTGGGCTTTCATATAACCGAGCTTGTTACCGCAGTCGTGGCTATGGCCGACAATGCGGTAGGCGTCTACGGCCTGAATTTTGAGCAGTTCATCGATGGCATCGGTGAGCTGGATTTCGCCGCCGGCACCCGGGGCTGTTTTTTCCAGCAGGGTCCAGATTTCCGCGGGCAGCACGTACCGCCCCACCACTGCCATGTTAGAGGGAGCTGCGTCCACTTCCGGCTTTTCGACCATACCGTCTATTTTGGCCACGCCGCCAACTTTGAGATCGGCGCCCAGGCAGTCCACCACACCGTATTTGCTGACCTCAGCCCAGTCCACGGATTCCACCATAATCTGGCCAGCCTGGGTCTGCTCAAAGTTGCGCACCATCGCAGCGAGGTTGGCAGCGGTGAGGTCGGAGGCGTACTGGTCAACCAGCACATCCGGCAGCAGCACGGCGAAAGGATTCTCCCCTACCACTGGGCGCGCACAGGCGATGGCGTGACCGAGGCCCTTGGCCTCTGCCTGGCGAACGGAGATTACGGTGACGTCCTTCGGGACGATAGAACGGACTTCGTCCAGCAGCTGACGCTTGAGGCGATTTTCCAGCTGGGCTTCGAGCTCGAAGGAGGTATCGAAGTGGTTTTCGATCGCGTTTTTACTGGCGTGGGTGACCAGTACGATCTCTTTGATGCCGGCAGCCACAGCTTCGCTGACCACATATTGGATCAGGGGTTTGTCGACGATAGGCAGCATCTCTTTAGGGATGGCCTTGGTGGCCGGTAGCATGCGTGTCCCCAGACCCGCTACAGGAATAACAGCTTTCTTTACTGTATGCATTTTTCTTCCTTTTTTACTTATCTGAAAATACTTCTCGGTTAGTCCATTAAGCCGCAATTTGGCGGGATTCTACCCTCTAAATGTGACAATCGTCACACAAAAATCCCAAAAAACACGATTCCGTTTCATTTTTGTACAAATCTAACCAAAACGGTTTAACAAGTGTACAGGCAAAAAAAATGCCACTTCGAAAGCGGAGTGGCATTTATTCAAACTGGCTTGAGCTCGGACCGCTCTCTCGCGGTCAAGTTCCAGCACCACCGCAATTTGCACTGGTGTGGTGCGGATATTGGATAGGCTTACGCCAACCCTGCGTATTCTTTGTCCCAGCGCTTCAGCACCTTCTTACCGGCACCACCGAGTACCTCGATGGCCTGGCGCAGGCGGGCGCGACTGAGGTCGGGACCAAGGAGCTCCATAGCATCCATGACCGAGAAGGATGCGGTGGTTCCGCTAATGGCGACGAACAGGGGCGCGTTGAAGTCCTTGAGCTTGACCTCCATCTGGGTGGAGAGCTCTTTCATCGCCGCGAAGATGCTGTCTTTGCTCCAGCTGCGCAGGGCTTCCAGGCGCCACAGGGCAAATTGCAGCAGCTTCTTCTGTTCGTCCAGCTCCATCTTGTTGCCGGCGAAGCTGTCTTCGGTGAGCGGCAGTTTGCCGGCGGCGAGGAAGCTCACTAGCGGGGCGAAGTCGCCAAAGGTTTCCATGCGGCCCTTGGCGTGGGGCAGTACCTTGAGCAGGTTCTCGCGGTTCAGCAGCCACTGCTGCAGGCGGTCGGCCAGCTGGGCGTCCTCCAGCTCGCGAATCCACAGGCCGTTCAGCCAGCTGAGCTTCTCCACATCGAACACCGGGCCACCGAGGGACACGCGCTGGATGTCGAAGTGCTTGAGCATCTCATCCAGGGTGAACTTCTCGCTCTCATCGGGCATGGACCAGCCCATACGACCGAGGTAGTTCAGCAGTGCCTCGGGCATAAAGCCGGCGCGCTGGTAATAGAGGATGGATGTGGGGTTCTTGCGCTTGGACAGTTTGGTCTTGTCCGGGTTGCGCAGCAGCGGCAGGTGACACAGCACCGGCATTTCCCAACCGAAGTATTCGTACAGCAGCTTGTGCTTGGGTGCGGAGTTGATCCACTCCTCACCGCGCAGTACGTGGGTGATCTCCATCAGGTGGTCGTCGACC
Protein-coding sequences here:
- the rfbD gene encoding dTDP-4-dehydrorhamnose reductase: MKILITGKNGQLGQQLQQQAPFGITLIAHGRETLNIADKDQVFAVLTEAKPDVVINAAAYTAVDKAESEVEQAHAINARGPENLALACRELGARLIHVSTDFVFDGRQSLPYTPENIRKPVSVYGESKARGEEAVEAILPEAIIVRTAWVYDREGGNFATTMLRLMGERDQLGIVADQIGTPTWAGTLAKAIYSLANVPEASGIYHCTDAGAASWYDFAVAVFEEGKAAGLLPADRKVQIGPIATSDYPTPATRPSYSVLDKTRLTKEVGVELSHWRQVLRSVFGSHNL
- the rfbC gene encoding dTDP-4-dehydrorhamnose 3,5-epimerase; its protein translation is MKLIETKIPDVKIIEPKVFGDERGFFLETFRQDFFNRECAERTFVQDNHSKSSQGILRGLHYQTESTQGKLVRVTAGEVFDVAVDLRKSSPTFGQWVGVLLNEDNKRQLWVPEGFAHGFYVTSESAEFVYKCTDYYAPEHEHSLRWDDPEIGIEWPLVNGEQPKLSAKDADGKLLKDAVAFG
- the rfbA gene encoding glucose-1-phosphate thymidylyltransferase RfbA, which encodes MKTGTSSRKGIILAGGSGTRLYPLTKGVSKQLMAVYDKPMIYYPLTTLMMAGIRDILIITTPEEQCLFQKLLEDGSQWGINITYAVQPSPDGLAQAFLIGREHVGNNPSALVLGDNIYYAEHFSEVLKNADQRTEGATVFGYHVADPRAYGVAEFDRDGKVISIEEKPSQPKSNYAVTGLYFYDSQVCDLAREIKPSHRGELEITDLNRMYLEQGSLNVELMGRGAAWLDTGTHDNLLEAAQFVQTIERRQGLKIACPEEVAFRKGFIDAETLEKQAQPLIKSGYGEYLMQILAESKTDHAFSR
- a CDS encoding SLBB domain-containing protein, which codes for MTKTLIKRWVISALVATGLSASAIALDTQQLEKDRLRVAAGGHLPVFGESLFKGAFKDQPFRGFNGGYRVTVGDQIALQLWGAYSFNAVLTVDAQGNIFIPEVGPVHVAGVENGDLNSFVLRHVKRVFKSNVQAYANLEASQPVKVFVTGFVQSPGLYPGFSSDSVLYYLDSAGGISRESGSYIDIKVLRQGKELQRVNLYRFLVEGQMPALQLRNGDSIVVGPRQGYISVEGAVQESGQIEFVGPSTHLGEMLLVAKPDPQANFARITQVIDNEQQASYLPLDEALSTPLHPGAHVELVSDSEVSSISVRVSGEVNGPAAYVLPYGATLQDLLDKLRYRDNANPFALQLYRKSVAKKQKVALERSLDALEMEALTRQPTTTADQASIKDTASMIQNFISKARNAQPRGQVVLANNANAGEMLLEDGDSLIVPLRASTVSVVGEVVFPTSLVFDERSTLEDYIELAGGFSNNANTDELVVLHMDGTISRIKESKFDNRLKGVLRPGDEIMIMPKIQASELQVTKDVTEILYRIAVGTAAVLSF
- a CDS encoding ABC transporter ATP-binding protein, with translation MIELRNLTKSFKTPAGRKVLFRNVNAVFPEGKNIGILGRNGAGKSTLLRIMGGIDYPDSGRVITDQRISWPMGLSGGFQGSMTGRENAAFICGIHGIWGGAKRKVMGRVQEFAEIGDYFDAPVKSYSSGMRSRLAFGLSIAVDFDYYLVDEVMSVGDAHFKHKCEQVIAEKRKTANFIIVAHSMPILKKNCDVGIYLGPSGLQIFDTVQEAIALYQQGIPKPAQAAAGAQK
- a CDS encoding ABC transporter permease; the encoded protein is MHPLVQRNPWQIQRDVIRALLIREMKTRFGKWRLGYAWVLLEPAMHIMLLAAIFSFMGREFYPGIPTMLFMLAGIAPFIFFGNSFSKGVAAVESNRGLFNYRQLRPFDAVLTRVLLEFAIYLFSLVALLVILAWFGVTARFNDFLLLVGINLLFFCFCLGVSLTMCVVGAKFPEVAKFAPMIVRPLYFISGVFFSLEQVPEEYHGYLSWNPLLHMIELTREGLFASYHGMFADLPYLATSSLVMLAFGLLVYRSQWRDLVRSQ
- the galU gene encoding UTP--glucose-1-phosphate uridylyltransferase GalU, which codes for MHTVKKAVIPVAGLGTRMLPATKAIPKEMLPIVDKPLIQYVVSEAVAAGIKEIVLVTHASKNAIENHFDTSFELEAQLENRLKRQLLDEVRSIVPKDVTVISVRQAEAKGLGHAIACARPVVGENPFAVLLPDVLVDQYASDLTAANLAAMVRNFEQTQAGQIMVESVDWAEVSKYGVVDCLGADLKVGGVAKIDGMVEKPEVDAAPSNMAVVGRYVLPAEIWTLLEKTAPGAGGEIQLTDAIDELLKIQAVDAYRIVGHSHDCGNKLGYMKAQFEYGLHHPDIGAGLQEFLTEQKPRIEVVA
- the gltX gene encoding glutamate--tRNA ligase, giving the protein MTVRTRIAPSPTGDPHVGTAYIALFNQCFAQAQGGQFVLRIEDTDQARSTPESEQAILDSLRWLGLDWQEGPDVGGPHGPYRQSERGDIYKKYCDELVAKGHAFHCYRTAEELDHLRAQLQEAGRVTLKPSDLALPAEEVEKRKAAGEPYVVRMNVPESGTCVVEDLLRGTIEIDWAQVDAQILLKSDGMPTYHLANVVDDHLMEITHVLRGEEWINSAPKHKLLYEYFGWEMPVLCHLPLLRNPDKTKLSKRKNPTSILYYQRAGFMPEALLNYLGRMGWSMPDESEKFTLDEMLKHFDIQRVSLGGPVFDVEKLSWLNGLWIRELEDAQLADRLQQWLLNRENLLKVLPHAKGRMETFGDFAPLVSFLAAGKLPLTEDSFAGNKMELDEQKKLLQFALWRLEALRSWSKDSIFAAMKELSTQMEVKLKDFNAPLFVAISGTTASFSVMDAMELLGPDLSRARLRQAIEVLGGAGKKVLKRWDKEYAGLA